In Daphnia magna isolate NIES linkage group LG6, ASM2063170v1.1, whole genome shotgun sequence, the following are encoded in one genomic region:
- the LOC123473762 gene encoding uncharacterized protein LOC123473762 produces the protein MFKGESWTHTAFMHNEAMKSNAKFFCYDVVCQYWKWMKTKVARHFPEYRNLTSEMTGILPIMHKNAHQLPCKILWNPRWTTGMGLTGGEEHEQVFSKLYLYAYVLKHMAKHNRNDFLTLAILYWNWGKIENMHFLLRKKLEKARKEIKQGTPKLEKLLETHNLVYNDLPLIHKELETKAKAILDQRKTKKTTVDTLRRMLEGLHAHLKTTSISISKEAENSRSRTKLRRVLTETKRKALETIELINSKDTTLPISYEDFNEGVFPWETVLDRDDTHFPTLSLADKYNIVDCWMLLKRAREEITLSKNEMINYMRFLIDKRSSLQQPSQKHTGEDEKFAKGKSVMKVSEVHHLNLKIQMALTTFNLKCNQDFSDFVCETQTNHSEPEFEFDTSDEDNYDSLSESEYSDEETESSSSYSEDDESAI, from the exons ATGTTTAAAGGTGAATCGTGGACCCATACTGCATTTATGCACAACGAAGCCATGAAAAGTAACGCCAAATTCTTCTGCTACGACGTGGTATGCCAATACTGGAAatggatgaaaacaaaagtggCTCGTCATTTTCCTGAATACCGTAATCTAACAAGTGAAATGACAGGAATCTTGCCTATCATGCATAAGAATGCACATCAATTGCCATGCAAG ATTTTATGGAATCCCCGCTGGACAACTGGAATGGGCTTAACTGGAGGAGAAGAGCACGAGCAAGTTTTCTCCAAATTGTATCTATATGCTTATGTGCTAAAGCATATGGCCAAACATA ACAGAAACGATTTTTTAACATTAGCTATTCTTTATTGGAACTGgggtaaaattgaaaatatgcATTTCCTTCTACGCAAAAAGCTAGAAAAA gcaagaaaggaaatcaaacaagGCACTCCAAAACTCGAGAAATTGTTGGAAACCCATAACCTCGTATATAATGATCTTCCACTGATTCACAAGGAGCTGGAGACAAAAGCTAAGGCAATTCTTgaccaaagaaaaaccaaaaagactACAGTTGATACACTGAGAAGAATGCTGGAGGGCTTACATGCTCATTTAAAgactacttccatttctatcTCTAAAGAAGCAG aaaattcgagGAGTCGCACTAAATTAAGGCGGGTTTTGACGGAAACTAAACGAAAGGCTTTGGAAacgattgaattaattaattctaAGGATACAACGCTTCCAATTTCTTACGAGGATTTCAATGAAGGTGTCTTTCCTTGGGAAACAGTTCTGGATCGGGATGACACGCACTTTCCcacac TTTCCCTTGCCGACAAATATAATATTGTTGATTGTTGGATGCTATTGAAAAGAGCAAGGGAGGAAATTACATTGAGTAAGAATGAAATGATAAACTACATGCGATTCCTCATTGATAAACGGTCATCACTACAACAACCAAGTCAAAAACATACCGGAGAAGACGAGAAATTTGCGAAAGGGAAATCCGTCATGAAAGTTTCTGAAGTTCATCatcttaatttaaaaattcaaatggctctaacaacatttaatttaaaGTGCAACCAGGATTTTTCAGATTTCGTATgtgaaacacaaacaaatcatTCTGAACCAGAATTTGAGTTTGACACATCTGATGAAGACAATTACGATTCTCTCTCAGAATCCGAATATTCtgatgaagaaacagaaagCTCATCTAGCTATTCGGAAGATGATGAATCTGCAATATAA
- the LOC123473763 gene encoding LOW QUALITY PROTEIN: uncharacterized protein LOC123473763 (The sequence of the model RefSeq protein was modified relative to this genomic sequence to represent the inferred CDS: substituted 2 bases at 2 genomic stop codons): MIWLIWKNGPINVPLFTTAEREWETCRHYIDQEVLKRDKTHCPSCGKEPLVRSSDAIVKLRRLSSAGKVHNPENERTMEQPQARFGNFVIKSDTEVENFRQRIYNKVSTVRNYISFETTRFDMLDYDMINHNLKYFXFPYLILXTKKKQMCGGSAFKAAREDSNEQKKYDETGLVVSSCKHCVVPYAINMFKGESWTHTAFMHNEAMKSNAKFFCYDVVCQYWKWMKTKVARHFPEYRNLTSEMTGILPIMHKNAHQLPCKILWNPRWTTGMGLTGGEEHEQVFSKLYLYAYVLKHMAKHNRNDFLTLAILYWNWGKIENMHFLLRKKLEKARKEIKQGTPKLEKLLETHNLVYNDLPLIHKELETKAKATLDQRKTKKTTVDTLRRMLEGLHAHLKTTSISISKEAENSRSRTKLRRVLTETKRKALETIELINSKDTTLPISYEDFNEGVFPWETVLDRDDTHFPTLSLADKYNIVDCWMLLKRAREEITLSKNEMINYMRFLIDKRSSLQQPSQKHTGEDEKFAKGKSVMKVSEVHHLNLKIQMALTTFNLKCNQDFSDFVCETQTNHSEPEFEFDTSDEDNYDSLSESEYSDEETESSSSYSEDDESAI; this comes from the exons ATGATTTGGTTGATTTGGAAGAATGGACCGATTAACGTACCGTTATTTACTACTGCGGAAAGAGAGTGGGAAACCTGTCGCCACTATATTGACCAAGAAGTGCTGAAAAGAGACAAAACTCATTGCCCAAGTTGTGGGAAAGAACCTTTAGTCAGATCTTCTGACGCTATCGTAAAATTGAGGCGCTTAAGCTCGGCTGGAAAAGTGCACAATCCAGAAAACGAAAGAAC AATGGAACAGCCACAGGCGAGGTTTGGAAACTTTGTTATCAAATCCGATACAGAAGTTGAAAATTTCCGTCAAAGGATTTACAACAAAGTTTCTACTGTACGcaattacatttcatttgaaactaCTAGATTTGACATGCTGGACTACGATATGATTAATCATAATTTAAAGTATTTTTAATTCCCATATCTTATTTTgtagacaaaaaagaaacagatgtGTGGGGGATCGGCTTTTAAGGCCGCAAGAGAAGACTCCAATGAACAAAAGAAGTATGACGAGACTGGGCTCGTCGTTAGCTCTTGCAAGCACTGCGTTGTACCATACGCAATCAACATGTTTAAAGGTGAATCGTGGACCCATACTGCATTTATGCACAACGAAGCCATGAAAAGTAACGCCAAATTCTTCTGCTACGACGTGGTATGCCAATACTGGAAatggatgaaaacaaaagtggCTCGTCATTTTCCTGAATACCGTAATCTAACAAGTGAAATGACAGGAATCTTGCCTATCATGCATAAGAATGCACATCAATTGCCATGCAAG ATTTTATGGAATCCCCGCTGGACAACTGGAATGGGCTTAACTGGAGGAGAAGAGCACGAGCAAGTTTTCTCCAAATTGTATCTATATGCTTATGTGCTAAAGCATATGGCCAAACATA ACAGAAACGATTTTTTAACATTAGCTATTCTTTATTGGAACTGgggtaaaattgaaaatatgcATTTCCTTCTACGCAAAAAGCTAGAAAAA gcaagaaaggaaatcaaacaagGCACTCCAAAACTCGAGAAATTGTTGGAAACCCATAACCTCGTATATAATGATCTTCCACTGATTCACAAGGAGCTGGAGACAAAAGCTAAGGCAACTCTTgaccaaagaaaaaccaaaaagactACAGTTGATACACTGAGAAGAATGCTGGAGGGCTTACATGCTCATTTAAAgactacttccatttctatcTCTAAAGAAGCAG aaaattcgagGAGTCGCACTAAATTAAGGCGGGTTTTGACGGAAACTAAACGAAAGGCTTTGGAAacgattgaattaattaattctaAGGATACAACGCTTCCAATTTCTTACGAGGATTTCAATGAAGGTGTCTTTCCTTGGGAAACAGTTCTGGATCGGGATGACACGCACTTTCCcacac TTTCCCTTGCCGACAAATATAATATTGTTGATTGTTGGATGCTATTGAAAAGAGCAAGGGAGGAAATTACATTGAGTAAGAATGAAATGATAAACTACATGCGATTCCTCATTGATAAACGGTCATCACTACAACAACCAAGTCAAAAACATACCGGAGAAGACGAGAAATTTGCGAAAGGGAAATCCGTCATGAAAGTTTCTGAAGTTCATCatcttaatttaaaaattcaaatggctctaacaacatttaatttaaaGTGCAACCAGGATTTTTCAGATTTCGTATgtgaaacacaaacaaatcatTCTGAACCAGAATTTGAGTTTGACACATCTGATGAAGACAATTACGATTCTCTCTCAGAATCCGAATATTCtgatgaagaaacagaaagCTCATCTAGCTATTCGGAAGATGATGAATCTGCAATATAA
- the LOC123473933 gene encoding uncharacterized protein LOC123473933, with protein sequence MQVRQHRTWQERQTFGAWGQHARRRIFTEYVSRQPLFHSKCDQCHGDLNFYAVRCMTCKRHLCHQCDANTHSSMPFHRRLLCSCETLETLQPHHFIDEEGNIITKDVCLPCFVPLKCCDVNCLGSMSLTPNLTESIVVVTEQGRFLLKGTNFVCDSCHTVRKATIDDYIFSGFFPASLSEKVTYLFSDEALLLGYHISHKCPGSSKNMYARTLEDVSS encoded by the exons ATGCAGGTAAGACAACATCGAACATGGCAAGAACGACAAACATTTGGTGCATGGGGACAGCATGctagaagaagaatttttacAGAATATGTATCAAGACAGCCACTATTTCATTCAAAATGTGACCAGTGTCATGGTGATTTGAACTTCTACGCTGTGAGATGTATGACCTGCAAAAGACACCTTTGCCATCAATGTGATGCAAACACACACTCCAGCATGCCATTTCATCGAAGACTATTGTGTTCTTGCGAAACCCTGGAAACATTACAGCCCCATCATTTTATCGATGAAGAAGGAAACATTATAACAAAAG ATGTTTGTTTACCATGCTTTGTGCCTCTTAAATGCTGTGATGTAAACTGCCTTGGATCGATGTCGCTTACACCCAATCTCACAGAATCAATCGTGGTTGTCACTGAGCAAG GTCGGTTTCTGTTAAAGGGAACTAATTTTGTTTGTGATAGTTGCCATACTGTTAGGAAAGCCACTATCGACGACTATatattttctggttttttccCTGCAAGTTTATCAGAGAAAGTTACATATCTTTTTTCAGATGAGGCACTTCTATTAGGGTATCACATTTCCCACAAGTGTCCAGGTTCTTCAAAGAACATGTACGCTCGCACTCTTGAAGACGTATCTTCCTAA